In Salvelinus namaycush isolate Seneca chromosome 17, SaNama_1.0, whole genome shotgun sequence, one genomic interval encodes:
- the LOC120062126 gene encoding histamine H2 receptor-like, which translates to MLSVVILGVTLSLLILLTVFGNVLVCLAVCATRRLRCLTNCFIVSLAITDLLLGMLVLPFSALLQFSDWPLGPTLCNIYISLDVMLCTASILTLLAISVDRYLAVTAPLRYSSLVLPRGVAITMASVWAVSLGVSFLPIHLGWNTVDGSVQNRGPGEERECKFELNPSYVAVDASLTFYLPLLIMCWNYLRILRIARAQARRIIHAQPNLNNNSPSSAPRQLTSVTAMALREHKATVTLAAVIGAFMVCWFPYFTLFTIMGLRMQNYPAAYPVVLWLGYINSALNPLLYAALNRDFRSAYARLLRCGYYGYGRGRGGPASPHNTTMTGFSVLPVLKAEPRTSQLNSDTQPRGSITSQTGHWESSKISRTICNKEYRGPLTAELE; encoded by the exons ATGCTGTCTGTGGTGATACTAGGTGTGACCCTGTCCCTGCTCATTCTGCTGACGGTGTTTGGTAATGTCCTGGTATGTCTGGCCGTCTGCGCCACACGACGTCTCCGCTGCCTCACCAACTGTTTCATCGTCTCCCTGGCCATCACTGACCTGCTGCTTGGCATGCTGGTCCTGCCCTTCTCCGCCCTCCTCCAGTTCAGCGATTGGCCGCTGGGGCCGACCCTCTGCAACATCTACATCTCATTGGATGTTATGTTATGCACTGCCTCCATCCTCACCCTATTGGCCATCAGCGTGGACCGCTACCTGGCCGTGACCGCACCCCTTAGATACTCGTCGCTGGTGTTGCCGAGGGGGGTAGCCATAACGATGGCTTCGGTGTGGGCGGTGTCACTGGGGGTGTCGTTCCTACCGATCCACCTGGGCTGGAACACTGTGGACGGCAGTGTGCAGAACCGCGGCccgggggaggagagggagtgtAAGTTTGAGCTGAACCCGTCGTACGTTGCAGTGGACGCCTCCTTAACCTTTTACCTTCCCCTGCTGATCATGTGCTGGAACTACCTCCGCATCCTCCGCATCGCCCGGGCCCAGGCCAGACGCATCATCCATGCACAACCCAACCTCAACAACAACAGCCCCTCGTCAGCCCCTCGTCAACTCACCTCAGTAACAGCGATGGCTCTACGGGAACACAAAGCCACAGTGACTCTAGCAGCAGTGATCGGAGCGTTCATGGTGTGCTGGTTCCCCTACTTCACCCTGTTTACTATCATGGGTCTGAGGATGCAGAACTACCCAGCAGCCTACCCTGTGGTGCTGTGGCTGGGATACATCAACTCAGCTCTGAACCCTTTGCTCTACGCTGCCCTCAACAGAGACTTTAGGTCCGCCTACGCCCGCCTGCTGCGCTGTGGTTACTATGGATACGGCAGGGGGAGGGGCGGGCCAGCGTCGCCCCACAATACAACCATGACGG GATTCAGTGTCCTACCAGTCCTGAAAGCTGAGCCCAGGACCAGCCAACTTAACTCAGACACCCAGCCCAGGGGATCAATCACATCACAGACAG GACACTGGGAGTCGTCTAAAATATCACGGACAATCTGCAACAAGGAATACCGGGGACCTTTAACcgcagaactagaatga